The sequence CCGAGCGCCTGCACGGCTACCTCGGCCGCGAAGGCGTCCCGCCAGCCGAGATCCTCGCTACCGGCCGTGAGGAAGCCCGCAGCTACGGCGTCGAGGTGCTGACCGGTCACGTGGAACGCATCACCCGCATGCCGGATGGTCGCTTTCGGGCCGAACTCGCCAGCGGTCACTCCATCATCGCTCGTCGGGCCCTCGCGGCCATCGGGCTGGTGGACGAGCTTCCGGACATCGACGATCTTGATCAGCACTGGGGCCGTGACGTCATACACTCTCCGTTCGGTCGCGGTTTTGAGGTCCGAGACGGGCGCATAGTCCAGATCGTTACCCATCCGGGAGGGCTGCGCACGACCGAGTTGTTTCGTCACCTCAGTGCGCAGCTCACCGTCGTGCTCCACGGCGATGTCCCTGTGGAGGAGGCCGAGGTCGATGTTCTGCGGGCCAGCGGTGTGGCCGTCGTACCGGGGTTCGTGACCGGGCTCACCACCAATGACGTCGGTCGTATCGAAGCCGTCCGACTCGCCAACCACGACGACATCGACGCCGACACGGTCGTGGTGACGCCACGGTTCCACGTACGCGCCGAACCGTTCGCGCCGCTCGGTCTGCAACCGGCCTCGCACCCCACCGGGCTCGGGCGCTTCCTGGAAACGGACGCGACCGGGGCGACTGCAGTTCCCGGCCTCTATGCCGCAGGCAACGCGACCGACCCGAGCCAGCAGCTACTGCAGGCCGCCGCCCACGGCAGCCAGGTCGGTGCCGCGATCAGCTGGAGTCTCGCCCACGACGACAGCCGGGCCACGGCGCAACCACCTTCGAACCAGGCGGACTGGGATCATCGATACAGTAGCGACCAGATCTGGAGCGGCAACCCGAACGGCACTCTCGTCCACGAGGTCACGGGCCTCACGCCACGCCGCGCGCTCGATGTTGGGGCTGGCGAGGGCGCCGACGCGCTCTGGCTTGCCGAACAGGGATGGAAGGCTACCGCGAGTGACATCTCGCCGCGCGCGCTGGACCACGTCAGCGCGGTAGCCCGGCACCGGGGTCTCCCCGTCGAGTGCCATCGGGCGGACGCGAACGCGTTGGACGCCTTCGAGTCAGCGGCGTTCGAACTCGTGTCTGCGCAGTACGCCTCCATCCCTCGCACACCCGATGGGCGGGGGATCCACAATCTGTTGAATGCCGTTGCCCCCGGTGGCACGTTGCTCGTGGTCAGCCACGATCGTGCGCCGAGTCGTACGTCGCTCGATTCGGCCCACATGCCACCGTTCGACCCGGACGCATACCTCCGTGTCGACGACTTCGCCACCGCGCTCGCGGGCTCAGTCGGCTGGGACATCGAGGTACACGACAAGCGACTCCGACCCCCAGGGGCGGCCTCCGCGTCCCACCACGTCCACGACGTGGTCCTGCGGGCCCGCCGTACGACGGCTGGCGATCCTGGCCGTGGTCTGCTGGGCGGTGACCACCTCGGGGCGTCATAGATCGAGCTGACACGGTCCGGGAACGCGGCTCAAGCTTTTGTCAGCACGGTAGACAGGTACTGCTCGATGCGACTCGGCTCCGGTGAGCCGGCGTAGCCGATGTGCCGGTCCGGCCGGATCACGAAGGCCGCGGCACCGGCGTCGTACAGCTTCTGGGCGTTACGGCCCCGGTCCAGTAGGACCGGAACCTGGGCGCGCGCGGTCTGGGCTACCTGCCAGGCCGGCGTCAGCAACCGCAGCTCCACCGCACCGGGCCATCGGCGGGCCAGCGCATCGGCCAGCCCATTGATCCGCGTGGTCAGTGTCGCGTCCGGCTTCGGCGCGGTCAGCAGGAGGGTGTGGGGGTCGGTGGCGAGTAGGTCGTGTAGGCGCTGCGGTCGGTGGGTGATCCCGTCGAACAGCGTCGGGTCGGGTAGGCGGTCCCCACCGTGCAGGCCGCCCATGCGACCGGTCACCCCGGCCGTGCCGCGGTAGCTGTGCCCGAGCTGGGACAGCCGGTGGGCGAGCAGCCGGCGGGCCGGTGCGCTGGCCTGTAGCCCGGTCAGCACGATGTCACGCAGGTGCCGGCGCGGGTCGCCCCGCAACAGCATCGCCTCCGCGCCGAGGTGGGTGAAGGTGACGACCTGCCGACCGATGCGATGCCGTTCGGCCTGGTAGCTGTCGAGTAGCGCGGTCGGGGCGCGGCCGGCGATCACCGCGGCGAGTTTCCAGCCCAGGTTGATCGCGTCGGCCATGCCGAGGTTGAGCCCTTGGCCACCGAACGGGGTGTGGACATGCCCGGCGTCGCCGGCCAGGAAGAGCCGCCCTTTGCGGTAGGTGGTCGCCTGCCTGCGGGACAGATTGAAGGTCCAGAACTGGTCGGTGGATTCGATGGTGGCGGGGATGCCGGTACGGGACAGGGCCGCCTGCGCGTCGTCGAGGGTGGGTGGCACGGGCCGCCCGGTGGCGTCGATGGTCTGGGTGTACGCCAGCCGGAACCGCCGTCGCCCGGGTAGGGGGAAGACTCCGTAGATCCCACTGCCGTCGCTGGAAAAGGTCATCTCGTTACGGGGCAACGGCCAGTCCACCACCGCGTCGCAGAGTACCCACGGATCGCTGTACGTGCTGCCGTCGAAGTCGATCCCGAGGAGGTCTCGAACCCTGCTGTGCGCGCCGTCGCAGCCGACGATCCATCGGGCGGTCACGGTTTCGGTGCCGCCGTCCGGCGTGGTGAGGGTGGCTGTGACTCCGCTGTCGGTCGGCGTGAGGCCGGCCAGGGTGGTGCTGCGGTGCAGCGCAACGCCGTGTCGGGTCAGGTGGTCGATGAGAATCTGTTCGGTGCGGTACTGCGGAATGTCGACTATGTGCGGGTATGCCGTGTCGTCGAGTACGCGGAAGTCAACGCTGAGTCGGTCGCGGTGACTCGTGCGCAGGGTGAGCACGTCGACCCGCTGCCCTTCGGCGAGGATCCCGTCGGCCACCCCGAGATCACGGAGATGTTCCAGCGTACGGGCGTGCAGCGCGGCGGATTTGGTCAGCTCCAGCGGGGCGGCGTGCTTGTCGATGATCCGGATGTCGACACCGAGTCGGTTCAGTTGGGCGGCGAGGACCAGCCCGGTGGGGCCGGCTCCGACGATCAGCACCTGCGGGTGTGGCATGTCGTGCACCTCTCTGCGAACGACTAATGAAAAAGCGAGCACTCGCTCTTTTAGCGTGCGCCTCCGCCTGGGCAACGTCAAGAGGGAGCGCTCGCTTTACGATGAGCGGATGCCGAGAGTCTCCGAAGACCACCGTGCCGCCCGCCGCCGGCAGATCCTGTCGGCCGCCGCGACCCGCTTCGCCCGCGACGGCTTTCACCGCACCTCCATGCAGGACGTGGTGGATGAGTCCGGCCTGTCCTTTGGCGCCGTCTACCGCTACTTCCGCACCAAGAACGACATCGTCATGGCGATCTCCCTGGAGGCGATCAGCGTGATCGAGACGGTGGTCCGTGACGGTGTTCAGGCCGGTCGCCCCGTCGCCGACCTGCTGGCTA comes from Salinispora tropica CNB-440 and encodes:
- a CDS encoding FAD-dependent monooxygenase, encoding MPHPQVLIVGAGPTGLVLAAQLNRLGVDIRIIDKHAAPLELTKSAALHARTLEHLRDLGVADGILAEGQRVDVLTLRTSHRDRLSVDFRVLDDTAYPHIVDIPQYRTEQILIDHLTRHGVALHRSTTLAGLTPTDSGVTATLTTPDGGTETVTARWIVGCDGAHSRVRDLLGIDFDGSTYSDPWVLCDAVVDWPLPRNEMTFSSDGSGIYGVFPLPGRRRFRLAYTQTIDATGRPVPPTLDDAQAALSRTGIPATIESTDQFWTFNLSRRQATTYRKGRLFLAGDAGHVHTPFGGQGLNLGMADAINLGWKLAAVIAGRAPTALLDSYQAERHRIGRQVVTFTHLGAEAMLLRGDPRRHLRDIVLTGLQASAPARRLLAHRLSQLGHSYRGTAGVTGRMGGLHGGDRLPDPTLFDGITHRPQRLHDLLATDPHTLLLTAPKPDATLTTRINGLADALARRWPGAVELRLLTPAWQVAQTARAQVPVLLDRGRNAQKLYDAGAAAFVIRPDRHIGYAGSPEPSRIEQYLSTVLTKA
- a CDS encoding methyltransferase domain-containing protein; translation: MSDRTFPPIERRCDVAVIGGSAAGLAAALQLAGQRRSVIVIDDGASRDAPAERLHGYLGREGVPPAEILATGREEARSYGVEVLTGHVERITRMPDGRFRAELASGHSIIARRALAAIGLVDELPDIDDLDQHWGRDVIHSPFGRGFEVRDGRIVQIVTHPGGLRTTELFRHLSAQLTVVLHGDVPVEEAEVDVLRASGVAVVPGFVTGLTTNDVGRIEAVRLANHDDIDADTVVVTPRFHVRAEPFAPLGLQPASHPTGLGRFLETDATGATAVPGLYAAGNATDPSQQLLQAAAHGSQVGAAISWSLAHDDSRATAQPPSNQADWDHRYSSDQIWSGNPNGTLVHEVTGLTPRRALDVGAGEGADALWLAEQGWKATASDISPRALDHVSAVARHRGLPVECHRADANALDAFESAAFELVSAQYASIPRTPDGRGIHNLLNAVAPGGTLLVVSHDRAPSRTSLDSAHMPPFDPDAYLRVDDFATALAGSVGWDIEVHDKRLRPPGAASASHHVHDVVLRARRTTAGDPGRGLLGGDHLGAS